One window of Thermococcus zilligii AN1 genomic DNA carries:
- a CDS encoding pyruvoyl-dependent arginine decarboxylase: protein MSWMTPKRAFIGAAAAEGGTKLNAFDNALLKLGIGNVNLVKLSSVIPAHIEWMEKVHDVPIGMLLPTVYAHIESDEPGMTISAALGVGISEGNEGGLIYEYSGYCTREEAENMVRKMVEEGFRVRGWKLKEFRAASAEITVKDKPAAVVAAVVMFPY, encoded by the coding sequence ATGAGCTGGATGACTCCTAAGAGGGCTTTCATAGGTGCTGCAGCTGCGGAAGGGGGAACAAAGCTTAACGCTTTCGATAACGCACTCCTCAAGCTCGGTATAGGTAACGTCAACCTCGTCAAGCTCAGCAGTGTAATTCCAGCGCACATCGAGTGGATGGAGAAAGTCCACGATGTTCCAATAGGAATGCTCCTTCCGACGGTCTATGCCCACATCGAGAGCGACGAACCTGGGATGACCATCAGCGCGGCCCTTGGAGTCGGCATAAGCGAGGGGAACGAAGGAGGGCTTATCTACGAGTACTCCGGCTACTGCACCAGGGAAGAGGCCGAGAACATGGTTAGAAAGATGGTCGAGGAAGGGTTCAGGGTAAGAGGCTGGAAGCTCAAGGAATTCAGGGCCGCTTCGGCCGAGATAACGGTCAAGGATAAGCCGGCTGCCGTAGTGGCGGCGGTCGTTATGTTCCCCTACTGA
- a CDS encoding DUF2226 domain-containing protein, translating to MKLPGLTPLKENIVIVSPGDLLREIQSILSTAEGAFIKIFGKKSGQGYYMEILMDRSKILAIEGQEVGSGKSISGEGALSLFRELIKGPVIVDLYTLDEIGVKLSIADNLEAYAETPKVPIVGLFSPEESKTSPQEVAQIVPRAVPEPARSPEEKKPEPTQRAASAGTVEEVEIVNEIPNGDFLNDALREYARHLISEANRVRTLQLTKIVFSGEVSGGVLYLNVHMYGHSEGQMREVAEKRMLHAISTHAPVILRVADIKPILKDIKVILDGKEVAPQQIVDTDKKKTGKVDKEGRITLSVLEDVWPYFSAMARTVIEEIRGAGINVTAASFDIKGRREFEVNAKLVVETGLPREGVENLVRSVITRHSKDLGKTLNRYITVHNIEVETVEKAAPAVQAEPKSTRAVQIIERKTELEKEVEKLLEQAGIEELASLTEEKKKESEQALLRSRIEPAMETLKARLHTELKLIPRVTFKWLKLSWDVQDSTVYVSIEASFLKEEVGGLFGSFSGVNEEKLKNDAKETILRAIRDVSREYSISIKLSKLNVIVR from the coding sequence ATGAAGCTGCCCGGCTTAACCCCCCTCAAGGAAAACATTGTAATAGTCTCACCGGGGGATTTGCTCAGGGAGATTCAAAGTATCCTCTCAACGGCAGAGGGGGCCTTCATCAAGATTTTCGGCAAAAAAAGCGGTCAAGGGTATTACATGGAGATTCTGATGGATCGCTCAAAGATTCTGGCAATTGAGGGCCAGGAAGTTGGCTCTGGAAAGAGCATCTCTGGAGAGGGAGCACTTTCGCTCTTCAGAGAGCTCATTAAGGGACCGGTGATAGTTGACCTCTACACCCTCGATGAGATAGGCGTGAAGCTGTCAATAGCTGACAACCTTGAGGCGTACGCCGAAACTCCCAAAGTTCCTATAGTGGGTCTGTTTTCCCCCGAGGAATCCAAAACTTCCCCGCAAGAAGTTGCACAGATAGTCCCCCGGGCAGTCCCTGAGCCAGCCAGGTCTCCAGAGGAGAAAAAGCCAGAGCCCACCCAGAGGGCTGCAAGTGCGGGGACTGTGGAAGAGGTTGAGATAGTAAACGAGATTCCGAACGGAGACTTCTTAAACGATGCCCTCAGGGAGTACGCCAGGCATCTAATATCTGAGGCCAACAGAGTTAGGACACTGCAGCTGACTAAGATCGTATTCTCGGGGGAGGTTAGTGGAGGGGTTCTTTATCTCAATGTCCACATGTACGGACACAGTGAAGGGCAGATGAGAGAAGTTGCAGAGAAGAGAATGCTTCACGCTATAAGCACGCACGCCCCGGTGATACTTAGGGTGGCTGACATAAAGCCGATACTCAAGGACATTAAAGTGATTCTTGATGGGAAGGAAGTTGCTCCCCAGCAGATAGTAGATACGGACAAGAAGAAGACGGGAAAAGTGGACAAGGAGGGCAGAATAACCCTTTCCGTTCTTGAAGACGTGTGGCCATATTTCAGCGCGATGGCCAGGACCGTAATCGAGGAGATCCGGGGTGCGGGAATCAACGTTACGGCCGCCAGCTTTGACATCAAAGGGCGCAGAGAGTTTGAGGTGAACGCGAAGCTCGTGGTTGAAACGGGCCTCCCGAGAGAGGGCGTCGAAAACCTCGTGAGGAGCGTTATCACGAGGCACTCCAAAGACCTCGGGAAGACCCTCAACAGGTATATAACCGTGCACAACATTGAGGTGGAGACCGTTGAAAAGGCAGCCCCTGCAGTCCAGGCCGAACCAAAATCTACCAGGGCGGTTCAGATAATAGAGAGGAAAACGGAGCTGGAGAAAGAGGTTGAAAAACTCTTAGAACAGGCCGGTATTGAGGAGCTTGCCTCCCTCACCGAAGAGAAAAAGAAGGAGAGTGAGCAGGCCCTTCTCAGGAGTAGGATAGAACCTGCCATGGAAACCCTTAAGGCGAGGCTTCACACGGAGCTTAAACTAATCCCCCGCGTGACGTTCAAGTGGCTCAAACTAAGCTGGGACGTTCAAGACAGCACGGTTTACGTAAGCATCGAGGCGTCCTTCCTCAAGGAGGAAGTCGGTGGCCTCTTTGGGTCTTTCTCGGGCGTTAATGAAGAGAAACTCAAGAACGATGCAAAGGAAACTATCCTGCGCGCCATCCGGGATGTGTCCAGAGAGTACAGCATCTCCATAAAGCTCAGTAAACTCAACGTTATAGTAAGGTAG